A region of Paenibacillus sp. 37 DNA encodes the following proteins:
- a CDS encoding alpha/beta hydrolase, translating to MERQISIRHGQEELTATIHYPVVKDIKEEKSQQRVPLAVICHGFVGSRIGVDRLFVKTARELAEDGYLVLRFDYIGCGESSGEYGAEGLESMVLQTRSVLDYAVNCSDVDPTRVTLIGHSLGGAVALLTAVRDKRVKNLVMWSSVGYPFNDIVKITGREVYDEGVKLGAADYLGYKFTPTFFESLAEQQPFQEAVKFSGDVLVVHGTSDEIIPVDYAFLYQKVFWMRQEGRCDKEIIFQGDHTFSSGKEREQLITRTREWLGERQKIEQDWQHWMI from the coding sequence ATGGAACGTCAGATCAGTATCCGTCATGGACAGGAAGAATTAACAGCCACGATTCATTATCCGGTCGTGAAAGATATCAAGGAGGAGAAGAGTCAGCAGCGAGTCCCTCTGGCGGTCATCTGCCACGGCTTCGTTGGTAGCCGGATCGGCGTGGACCGTTTGTTTGTAAAGACTGCACGGGAGCTGGCTGAAGACGGTTATCTGGTCCTGCGTTTCGATTATATCGGTTGCGGAGAGAGCAGTGGGGAGTACGGAGCGGAGGGACTGGAGTCCATGGTGCTGCAGACTCGTTCGGTGCTGGATTACGCGGTGAATTGCAGTGATGTAGATCCTACGCGTGTTACGCTGATTGGTCATAGTCTGGGTGGTGCCGTTGCATTACTAACGGCTGTACGTGACAAACGTGTCAAAAACCTGGTGATGTGGTCCTCCGTGGGTTATCCATTCAATGATATCGTGAAAATTACGGGACGGGAAGTATACGATGAAGGCGTGAAACTGGGTGCGGCTGATTATCTGGGATACAAATTCACACCAACGTTCTTCGAGTCTCTTGCTGAACAACAGCCATTCCAGGAAGCAGTTAAGTTTAGCGGAGATGTACTCGTCGTGCATGGCACGTCAGATGAGATTATTCCTGTAGACTACGCATTCCTGTATCAAAAGGTATTCTGGATGCGCCAAGAGGGCCGCTGTGATAAGGAGATCATCTTCCAGGGCGATCATACCTTCTCTTCAGGTAAAGAGCGGGAACAGCTAATTACGCGTACCAGAGAGTGGCTGGGCGAACGTCAGAAGATCGAGCAGGATTGGCAGCACTGGATGATATAA
- a CDS encoding DODA-type extradiol aromatic ring-opening family dioxygenase: MTLPALFIAHGSPALAVESNDYTQFLNQLGDRLPAPKAIVVFTAHWDCPEPSVTMDDTHQTLHDFYGFPSTMYTMEYPASGQPDLANEICALFTRSNLAHQPIRGRGLDHGVWVPLLHMYPEANIPVIAVSVDSLRTPQEQYDIGRMLEQLRHDDVLIIGSGGTVHNLRLLGNTDEPQEWAVEFDNWIGERLQQWNTRELFQYEKKAPHARTAVPSYGTEHLAPLFYAMGTADMSRSAKRLFQSYPYGTLSLNCWQFGDGV; this comes from the coding sequence ATGACATTACCCGCACTTTTCATTGCGCATGGTTCTCCCGCTCTGGCGGTGGAGAGCAATGACTACACTCAATTCTTGAACCAGCTTGGAGACAGGCTGCCGGCTCCGAAAGCCATTGTCGTATTTACGGCGCATTGGGATTGTCCTGAACCGTCCGTGACGATGGATGATACACATCAGACCTTGCATGATTTTTACGGATTTCCTTCTACGATGTATACGATGGAATACCCTGCATCTGGGCAGCCAGATTTAGCGAACGAGATATGTGCTTTGTTCACCCGCAGCAACCTGGCACATCAGCCGATTCGTGGCCGAGGGCTGGATCATGGCGTATGGGTACCGTTGCTCCATATGTATCCCGAGGCTAATATCCCTGTGATCGCTGTATCTGTAGACTCGCTGCGTACGCCGCAGGAACAGTATGATATTGGCCGAATGCTGGAACAGCTGCGTCATGATGATGTGCTGATCATTGGCAGTGGTGGAACGGTTCACAATTTACGATTGCTGGGCAATACGGATGAACCGCAAGAGTGGGCGGTGGAGTTTGATAACTGGATCGGGGAGCGCTTGCAGCAGTGGAACACAAGAGAACTGTTTCAATATGAGAAAAAAGCCCCTCATGCACGTACGGCAGTTCCGTCGTATGGTACAGAACACCTTGCACCTTTGTTCTACGCCATGGGTACAGCGGATATGTCCCGATCAGCGAAGCGTCTATTTCAGTCTTATCCTTATGGAACGCTCAGTTTGAACTGCTGGCAGTTTGGAGACGGCGTGTAA